Proteins from one Solenopsis invicta isolate M01_SB chromosome 11, UNIL_Sinv_3.0, whole genome shotgun sequence genomic window:
- the LOC105203368 gene encoding uncharacterized protein LOC105203368 isoform X4, giving the protein MIIYMKHLGGKTYHEMTVIILKHTISNFFSTLYCWNGKDGKKTAFKDLVFAKCIKHDQQITQIIAKWFIQGKLRCDRDEERLQRNQKKSQD; this is encoded by the exons ATG ataatttatatgaaacactTAGGTGGCAAAACTTATCATGAAATGAcggttattattttaaaacataccattagtaattttttttccacccTGTACTGTTGGAAtggaaaagatggaaaaaagacAGCATTTAAAGATTTAGTATTCGCCAAATGCATAAAAC ATGACCAGCAAATTACGCAAATTATAGCAAAATGGTTTATACAAGGAAAATTGCGATGTGACAGAGATGA GGAACGATTGCAACGTAATCAAAAAAAATCACaagattaa